A genomic window from Algoriphagus sp. Y33 includes:
- a CDS encoding 7TM diverse intracellular signaling domain-containing protein, which produces MNHIFRNVFIICALFFSFGRGVHAQSSDYTFQINDQLDERIYAIDRLTFYEDESNELELSDILTGSASEKLKINSDFSKNQFSTKNTYWVKVAIQKSPRSNKNWLLEFYDQTIDHITAYIPSEAGYKEIKLGDKAPFGDRIISHKNFQIPVQNENTGIDTYYFKIKSSQKADIRIAFRSYNRFIYYALNEYFLYGIFYGMILIISLYNGLIYLAIKEIKYLYYVFYLLSVGIFAACVDGIAFQYLWPNHPEWNQPISGLSSFLIVVFALLFSTHFLNLKRRFPSMHRCFQLILVVKTLVFIVGIVFLPAFLEIQIYDIIPFFLILFSSIYVWVKGYSVARLFVVAYAILFLGVGLKALVHTAIIPHSTVLYYSLHIAFLVEMLLLTLALGDRVKILKDNRDRALLRSLRQAEANAQLKEKVNRELEQRVAERTEELAKKNQLLLEYNRQILAKDEEIKRINSILDKDIWKLKSQIKENLQARITNKRMSYADFKKIFPDSSACLRYLEQVKWENGFSCKACGHGKFSKSSKIFHRRCSRCGHIESATAGTVFHGIRLPIEKAFYLSYTVISEHDKLTLEELSQLLELRVNAISSFRVKVKLQLEMKNIHQPEWEDIVLERSHELN; this is translated from the coding sequence ATGAATCACATTTTTAGAAATGTATTTATAATCTGTGCACTGTTTTTTTCATTTGGCCGGGGAGTCCACGCTCAATCATCCGATTACACCTTCCAGATCAATGATCAACTGGATGAACGGATCTATGCGATAGACCGGCTTACTTTCTACGAAGATGAAAGCAATGAACTGGAGCTTAGTGATATTCTAACAGGATCAGCATCGGAAAAACTCAAGATAAATTCTGACTTCTCCAAAAATCAATTTTCTACTAAAAACACCTATTGGGTAAAGGTAGCCATCCAAAAAAGCCCACGTAGCAATAAGAATTGGCTTTTGGAATTTTATGATCAGACCATAGATCATATTACGGCATATATTCCATCAGAGGCAGGTTATAAAGAAATAAAGCTGGGAGACAAAGCTCCGTTTGGCGATAGAATAATCTCGCATAAGAATTTTCAAATCCCCGTTCAAAACGAAAATACAGGGATTGACACCTATTATTTCAAGATTAAATCCTCCCAAAAAGCTGACATTAGAATAGCCTTCAGGTCTTATAATCGCTTCATCTACTATGCCCTAAACGAGTATTTTCTTTATGGGATTTTCTATGGGATGATCCTTATTATTTCCCTATATAATGGTCTGATTTATCTAGCCATCAAGGAAATCAAATACCTCTACTATGTATTCTATCTCCTGAGTGTCGGTATTTTTGCGGCTTGCGTGGATGGTATAGCATTTCAGTATTTGTGGCCCAATCATCCCGAGTGGAACCAACCCATTTCAGGGCTTTCCAGCTTTTTGATTGTGGTGTTTGCGTTGCTTTTCTCCACTCACTTCCTCAATTTGAAGAGGAGATTCCCCAGTATGCATCGTTGCTTTCAGCTAATTCTGGTCGTCAAGACATTGGTTTTTATAGTGGGAATAGTTTTTCTGCCTGCTTTTTTGGAGATTCAGATTTACGATATTATTCCATTTTTCCTCATTCTTTTTTCCAGCATTTATGTCTGGGTGAAAGGCTATAGTGTAGCGCGCCTGTTTGTCGTAGCCTATGCAATCCTATTTTTGGGAGTAGGACTGAAAGCTCTGGTACATACTGCCATTATCCCCCATAGCACCGTCTTATACTACAGTCTACATATTGCCTTCCTGGTAGAGATGCTTCTGCTCACCTTGGCTCTTGGAGATCGGGTTAAGATACTGAAAGACAACAGGGACCGTGCCTTGCTGAGATCTCTACGTCAAGCAGAGGCAAATGCCCAACTGAAAGAAAAAGTCAACAGAGAACTGGAACAGCGTGTAGCGGAAAGAACAGAGGAACTAGCCAAGAAAAACCAGCTGCTGCTGGAATACAACCGGCAGATTCTCGCAAAAGATGAGGAAATCAAGCGTATTAATTCTATTTTGGATAAAGACATCTGGAAGCTGAAATCCCAAATAAAAGAAAACTTACAGGCAAGAATCACCAACAAACGAATGAGTTATGCGGATTTCAAAAAAATCTTCCCTGACTCCAGCGCTTGTCTGAGATACTTGGAGCAGGTCAAATGGGAAAATGGCTTTTCCTGCAAGGCATGCGGGCACGGCAAATTTTCTAAAAGCTCGAAGATTTTTCACCGTAGGTGTTCCCGTTGCGGACATATAGAATCTGCTACTGCGGGTACGGTTTTCCATGGAATCCGACTACCCATTGAGAAAGCATTTTACCTTTCGTACACCGTCATCTCTGAGCATGATAAACTCACGCTTGAGGAACTCTCCCAGCTTTTGGAGCTTCGGGTAAATGCCATCAGTAGCTTTCGGGTTAAAGTAAAATTACAGCTTGAAATGAAAAATATCCATCAACCTGAGTGGGAAGATATTGTACTGGAGAGATCGCATGAACTCAACTGA